GCAGCTACGGGGTGGAAGTGGGTTTTCTTAGGGGGGAAAAAGTGGGATTTTCGAGGGAGagaaggggattttgggggcgaggaaaatggattttgtgaggggaaaaagtgggaTTGGGGGGGGAAGAAAGTGGGATTTTACCAGGGAGAAAAGTGGAGTTTGAGGGGAGAGAGAAGGGGGGGTTTGTGAGGGGGGAAAAGTGGGATTTATGAgagaaaaatttgggatttgtggaggaaaaaggggaattGTGAGAGAAAAAGTGGGGtttgtgagggaaaaaatgggatttatgaGGGGGAAAGTGGCATTTGTGAGGGAAAGGGAATTGcgaggggaaaaggggaatttgtgagggaaaaattgggatttgtggaggaaaagggggaattgtgaagggaaaatgggatttggggggacgGGGCTTTCAAACCCCCTTGGAATGAGGGGAGGGGATGTCGATGGAAAAGCGGGAATCGGGCAGGGAGCGGGATCCGGGAGGGACAAGCGTCGGCTTTTGGCGGGAAGCAGGAAAAATCCCGGGAATCCGGGCTTGGAAGGAAGTTCGGGAATTTGGGGCGGAGCTGGGGTCGGGAatgtgctgggaagggaggaggggcTGGTTTGGGGGAGTTTTGCTGGAATTTcgggagctggggcagccaaagctctgggatttttgggagctGGAAAACGTTTTCGGAATCCCAGCGGGATTTGGGTGtctggagaaggagctgggaaagcttttcccaggaaaaaagcGGGTTTGGAGGCGGGGTTATCCCGGGAATCTTCCCTGTGTCCCGTGGGGGACTTGGGGGGCGAGAAAAAGGGACTTCTCCCTGGAATGCAGATGGGGGGGACGCCAGGGATGGGTTTGGAAGCAGCTCCCGTGTGTTCCTACAGAACTGAGGggtcccaggaaaaaaactgggATTCTGGCGGGATAACTCTGGGGTTTGCTGTGAAACAGGCTGGAAATGCGGGAAAAGAACAGGGATACATCCCGAAATTCCTCAGGGAATTGAGAGGGGAGGGTCGGGCTCCTGGAATCCACGGAAttcagctggggctgctccagccgctgggaaatccccccaaaaaaccggGAATGGGCTTGgaatgcagccctgcagcccttggGAATTCCTTGTGGGAATCTGGGAAAAATGGATCCCAAAATgccccccaaaatgccccaaaatgaTCAGAATCCAGGCTTTTCCCATCTCGGGATCCAGGGATTTCCTGGCTCTGAATCCAGAATATTCCCAGCTCTGAATCCAGAGTTTTCCCAGCCAGCACTGGATGGAATTTCAGGAAGTTTTGATTCCCTAAACAGCTGTGGGGAGAAGAGCTGGATAAATATCCCAGAGTATCCATGATCCAGCAAGGGAATGACCACGGAGAGGCCGGGATCTGGGAATGTGCCCTGGGATTAATTGGGAATAACAACTGATGGAATTTGAGTCCGTACAAACCCCTGGAGTTCATAGAAATCCCAGTTTTCCCCAGGATTTCCCATCCCAGGCaaggcagggagagaaaatCCTGGATGGGAAAATCCCACTTTTCCCAAGGGCTGAAGGGCAGCTCTGGGAGGTCAGGAATGAactgggaaaatttgggaaaggctggaaaaaaaatcaggagcagcttttgggaaaaaataaaattgtatgGAATTGCTGAAATTAAAGAGTGGGGAAGgcaaaaatccaaatttttgtGTCAAAATCCTGGTGTAAATCCACTGGGattgctctgggaattcccaccTGGATTCTTCCCTGATCCCagcttttttccctgtttttggTGGGAATATCCCAGTTTTGCCAAGGAGCTGCAGTGGGGCAGGGTGAATACCTGGGAGGGGAAAATCCCAGTGTTCCCAAGGATTTCCCATCCCAGGGAAAATCCCAGTGTTCCCAAGGAgctccagcagggcagggagagaatATCCTGAAAAATCCCAGTGTGCCAGGGTGGGAAAATTCCCATGTTCCCAAGGAAAATCCCAGTGTTCCAGGGTAGGAAAATCCCAGTGTTCCCAAGGAAAATCCCAGTGTTCCCAAGGAgctccagcagggcagggagagaatATCCTGGAAAATCCCAGTGTGCCAGGGTGGGAAATCCCATTCCGACCTGGAAACAGATCCTGGAGGGATTTCCCCCCTCAATCCCAGTGTGGGATCCAAGGAATTCTCTCCTGAGAGTGAAACACAATCCCACCTGGATCAGGCCAAACATCCCGAATTGTGCATCCCGACATTCCCAACATCCCGGTGACGCCACATCCGGGATCTTCcccccctgcagcagcccgGGAAAGCGGAGAAGCTGGCCAGCACAATgggaaaaaagcagaacaagaaaaaggtggaagaggtgctggaggaggaggaggaggagtacGTGGTGGAAAAGGTCCTGGATCGGCGCGTGGTCAAGGGAAAGGTGGAATATCTGCTCAAGTGGAAGGGCTTCTCCGAGTGAGTAGTTCCCGCCCGGATCCGTGGCTTTCCCGGGAGAAACGGGagctggggcggggggggggggggcggtcCTGGGGGTTTGTCCTGCCAGGGAGAGCGAGAGGACAAGGGGAGAATCCCAGTGTTCCCAAGGAACtccggcagggcagggagagaaaatCCTGGATGGGAAAACCCCAGTGTTCCCAAGGAAAACCCCAGTGTTCCCAAGGAAAATCCCAGTGTTCCAGGGTAGGAAAATCCCAGTGTTCCAGGGTAGGAAAATCCCAGTGTTCCCAAGGAAAATCCCAGTGTTCCCAAGGAAAATCCCGGTGTTCCAGGGTAGGAAAATCCCAGTGTTCCCAAGGAAAATCCCAGTGTTCCCAAGGAACTCTGGCaaggcagggagagaaaatCCTGGATGAGAAAATCCCAGTGTTCCCAAGGAAAATCCCAGTGTTCCAGGGTAGGAAAATCCCAGTGTTCCCAAGGAACtccggcagggcagggagagaaaatCCTGGATGCGAAAATCCCAGTGTTCCAGGGTGAGAATATCCCAGTGCTTCTAAGGAAAATCCCAGTGTTACAGGGTGGGAAAATTCCCATGTTCCCAAGGAAAATCCCAGTGTTTCCAaggagctccagcagagcagggagagaaaatcctggaaaatccCAGTGTGCCAGGGTGGGAAATCCCATTCTGACCTGGAAACAGATCCTGGAGGGATTTCCCCCCTCAATCCCAGTGTGGGATCCAAGGAATTCTCTCCTGAGAAGGgaatttcctccctttcctccaggATTTTCCCAGCTCTGAATCCAGAGTTTTCCCAGCCAGTACTGGATGGATTTTCAGGAATTTCTGATTCCCTAAACAGCTGTGGAAGCTGAGAAAAACTCTGGGATGAAGAGCTGGATAAATATCCCAGAGGATCTATGACCCAGCAAGGGGAATGTCCATGGGGAGGTCGGGATCTGGGAATTGGATCCAGCGTTCCCACCTGGATCAGTCCAAACGTCCCAAATTCCGCCTCCCCAGCATCACGGTGATGTCACATCCGGGGttttctgggaaaactgggaaaaatgaGGGATTTGTGTTTGCTGGCAGCGAGGACAACACCTGGGAGCCCGAGGAGAACCTGGATTGCCCGGACCTGATCGCGGAATTCCTGCAATCCCAGAAAACCGCCCACGAGAGCGAGAAATCCGAGGGCAGCAAGCGCAAGGCCGAGTCGGACACGGAGGACAAAGGGGAGGAGagcaaaccaaagaaaaagaaggaagaggtGAGGCTGGAGTGGGATCCTGGAAAAAGGATTCTGAGGAAAATCCCTGGAAAAGCCATTTTTTGGTCCCTGGAAAAGCCATTCCAAGGGGGTTTTTCAAGGAGCGGGAGGCTGGAGGtttgggaaggaggaaggaggtgATGGCTGAGCTTGGCTTGCCAAGTTTCCCAGTTTGCTTTCCCAGTCTGttccctgccccttcccagtTTAACCagttccctgtgtcctgtccctccatcccttctcccagtccctctccagctctccctggatccttgccttctccagctgaacattcccagctctcctggagccctgggaacatccccacatccccggagctccagcctgatcctccctgcccatcccagagcCGGGAATGTCACTCTGGGGATTCACAAATggaattttctcccttttttcccccccttttcccagtCGGAGAAACCGCGAGGCTTCGCCCGAGGCTTCGAGCCGGAGCGAATCATCGGAGCCACGGATTCCAGCGGGGAGCTGATGTTCCTGATGAAGTGGTGAGGGCTGCGGGGGGCTGGCGCCTCCTCCCTGATTCCCAGGGGATCATCCCACTGCACCCATGGCATCAGGAACTGCGTGGGATCGGGGATTGTCCCTCTGTGCCGTGTCCGCttctggagaggctggagcgTGGCCAGGGAAGGGTttggagctccaggagctgctgagggagtGGGAATGTTggtcctggagaaaagggggatcAGGAGGGACCTTCTGGGTCTGCACAGGGTGGGACATGAGGCTCTGATCCCAGGGAACggtcagggatttggggttgggtcCGGGGTTCAGTTTAGGGTTCAGGGTTAGGCTTTAAGAGTTAggggttagggtttagggtcAGGGATTAGGGGTCTTTGGGACATCCAGAGCCCCTCAGGAATGCcattctcctgctgctcccccatTCCTCCTGTTCCCCCTCCCTgacttcctttcctctcctctccctcacaGGAAGAACTCGGACGAGGCCGACCTGGTGCCCGCCAAGGAAGCCAACATCAAGTGCCCGCAGGTGGTGATCTCGTTCTACGAGGAGAGGTTGACATGGCACTCCTACCCCTCAGAGGACGATGACAAGAAGGAGGACAAGAACTAAGCCCTGGTTGTCCCCTCCTCGGGCAGctttcggggtttttttgggaagaCGATCCGAACTTCCGTGGGGTGTGAGCAAAGGAGGGGTTTGGAGGTGCCCTTGGAAGAGCCCCCCCAGCCCGGTTtctgtgccctgcagccactcctctgctccctgccgTGTCCAGGTTCCCAGCAGAATCCCATGGAATTCCAGATTCCAtcggggagggggggagggagAATCAAGGGGGATATGGAAAGCTTGGGGTCgggtgggaattttggggtggggaggggtctcaaAGCAGTGGGAGCGGAAGCAAAGCCCCTTCCGTGAAGGACTCGCCGGGATGGCCGGGCtggggactgggactgggactgggaatgCAGATGGATCCTGcttcccccaaagcccatcccacagcccccagcctTGTCCCCAGTAGTGTTAACTCGGCATTTTTAAGGCGTAGCATGTGTGTAGGTCTTTTGATTCggacttttattttcctttttttatctttttttttttttcccttttgtttttttttttttttctttttttttttttttgctatttccTGGTGTTGCCCtttgggagggaagggaggaattttggggggaattcaGTCACTTTTAATCAAGGAGGTTTGGTGATGACATTCCCAGGTTGTTTCCatatttttggggttgtttttttttttaaaaaaaaaaaaaaaaaagaacctgaACTCGGtcatttttctaaaaaaaaaccttgaattcagtaaagaaaaacaatgtattaaaaaaaatataaaaaaatattaagggagagagggagaagatCCCAGAATTGCTGCCAGAACTGGGGACAGAGACACTGAAACTGTGAATGTCCGAAATCTCCGGAGCTAATCCCCGAGCGATTTTTAGGGGCAATTTTTGGGGGAAAGGGggagggaatttttggggtgggaggggaCGAAGGGGAGACTTTGTGAAAATGCAACTTTGTGATTCTGTATCGTCCTGCAGCAGAACTGCCACTCCTGACACGTGCATTGTAAGGGGAAGGGGGGGAAGGTGGATTTTAACCCTTTTATTGcctttttaacccttttttttttttccgttcTAAGGTGCTATTTCTCCAAAttgtgggggggaaaaaatccccccccaaaaaaaaaaaaaaaaaaaaaaaaaaaaagatatttcctGAATTTCTGACCACTTGTTCTTTTGCCCACTCTGGATTTTCCTGCCAGCAGGGGGGGAAtgtgggagggagaggaacCAACAGCAGCACAAGGGAAAATCCAGTCAATCCCAATTTCTCCCCAAAGCGAGGTTGGGAGCTGCTTTCCCAGACCCTCGggggggtttttttcattttcgaaatcagatttatttcccaaatcctgaactATTTAAGTGACTCCAGGGGTGGGATCTCGACGTGCATTGTACAAACCTTTTTTATGAGCATGTGTTTGGGTTCCTGTGCAAAAATCCGTGTGCAAATGTAAAAGTTCGTGTTTGGATTTTAACTTCATACCGAGCTCTGTccagtttttattttggttttttttttgtttgtttgtttcgattttttttttgtctcaataaaattttagatttataatcctgatttttaaaatttttttgtaaattttttttttccttttttttaatctttaccTTGCTCCCTTTCCTCCAGTGATGAGTGACCAGGTAGAGCAGGACACGGAGGGAAGGTGAGCCCTGAGCCAGGTTAGAGCTTTGGAGAAGGTTCTGGAGCAGGTTCTGGGTTTATTTTGGCCTCCACCTGCAGAAGAGAGGCTCAGCCAGAGCCCTGAGCCCAGGACTGGGAGCGTGGAGGGCGTTGCCAGCACCTCGGGTGGGTAAGTGACCGTTGGTTCCCCGCGCCGGGCGCTCCGGGGGCTTTGAAGGATCTGGCAGAGGTTTGGGGCTGGAGGTGGAGGAGGCAGCTCCTGTTAGCCTGGAGTGGAGGCGAGGTCCTGGGCAGGAGAGCGGGGTCCTCTGGgcctgcaggaggaggatggaggctcctggaggaggaggaggaggaagaggaggaggaggatggaggctcctggaggaggaggaggaggaagaggatggaggctcctggaggaggaggaggaggaggaggaggaggatggagggTCCTGGAGGAAGAAGAGAATGGAGGCtcctggaggaggagaaggaggaagaggatggaggttcctggaggaggaggatggaggctcctggaggaggaggaggaggaggatggaggctcctggaggaggaggaggaggaagaggatggaggttcctggaggaggaggatggaggttcctggaggaggaggaggaggaggaggaggaggaggatggaggttcctggaggaagaagaggatgGAGGCtcctggaggaggagaaggaaggttCTTGGATGAGGGTGGTGGTTCCTGGAGGAGGATGGCTCCTGGAGGATGATGGTTCCTGGAGGAGGAAGATGGTTCTGGAAGAGGATGGGGGTTCCTGGAGGAAGATGATGATTCCTGGAGCAGGAGGGTTCTTGGAGGAAGATGATGATTCCTGGAGGAGGAAGATGGCCCCTGGAGGAGGATGGTGGCTCTTGGAGGAAGAGGATGGAAGCCGGAGCTTCCTCAGGCTCCAAAGGCCCCAGGCTCAGCTGGAGCTTCCCGATGGATTTGGGCACGGGGAAGGAGTTGTGAGAGCACAGGAGCTGAGAGGGATCCCAGGAGGAGCAGTGGATCCCTTCAGTGGATCCCTTCCTTGACAGCAGAGATCCTGGGAGGAGCAGTGGATCCCTTCGGTGGATTCCTTCCCCATGAGCTCCCTGCACCATCGCAGGGAATCCTTGTGGGATTTTCTGCCAGCTGGGATCCAGCCCCTAAGGAATGTCTGGAGTCATCACCCAGGGGGGGAGAGCAGGGGGCACCTTGGATCCAGTGTGGAGTCAATGTGGATCCAGTGTGGATCTGATGTGGATCCAATGTGGATTTATTGGGAATCCGATGTGGATCCAATGTAGATTTACTGTGGATCTGATGTGCATTTACAGTGGATCTGGTGTGGATCCAGTGTGGATTTACTGTGGATCCCATGTGGACCCTGTGTGGATTTAACGCCCCTCCTCCCCTTGGCTGAGCTCAGATCCGGATCTGACGCCGGGAGCGGCGCTCGGCCCCTTCCCATCCCGaggagaagggatttgggaaCCCTTGGCTGGAAGGGGGACTTGGGTTGGATTTTCGGCTGGGGCTCCAAAGGACAAAACCCCGGGACCAGCAGGGGTTGGACCCACAGAATTCCATCCTGCTATCCCAGCAGCTCTCCTTCCATCCAGCCAGCCCACAAAGAGCGGCTCGCTGCTCCCGTCCAGGGGAAATCCGGGCGGGATCGAGCACTGGAAACGCTCCCggggaggatttggggcagCATTTGGGATATCCCACCCTCGGGACAGGACCAGCTCCGGCTGCGGGGACGTGAGGGACAGGAGGGTCCCAGgccattcccagcaggaaagCCAGACCTTGGCAGTCAGAATTCCCAGGAGAGGGATCTGGGCCTGCAGCAGCTTGGGGGGCTCGGCCCCAGGaccccacagagctgggaatgcaCCCAGGAGCTCGCTTTTCCTGGGATCTGAGGaggagcaaaggaaaaaagggcCAGAGCCGGCTGTTCCCACAGAGGAGCTTTTGCCTCTCCTTTgcctcctcctttttccttctcctttttcattctcgtttttcttccttctcctcctttttccttcttttccttctcatttttcttccttctcctcctttttccttctcctcctttttccttcttttccttctcatttttcttccttctccttcttttccttctccttctttttccttctcctttttctttctcaatttCCTtgtagtttttcttctttctccttctttatcctttttcttctttttccttttccttctttttccttctctatcccctgcagggctggaacAGCTCCCTCCCATCCAAGCTGGAtctggagcagctgtgatggCAGAAAATCCCCTGAATTCCCACAATTTCATGCCCAAACCCCCTCGaatcccaaataaaacccctcgGAGCCGAGGCTGGTACAGTGAATAAGccgtttttattttttttttttgtcctgtgcTCACAACAatctctcttctctccctgaCAGGTCACAGATCATTCAAATCAAAAAAAGTTTCtaagaggaaacaaaaaaaaaataatttaaaccaCACGCACAGGGCTCTCTCTCCATTCCAACCTCCCCACATCCCAACTTGTGCTTCATTCCCGGGAAGCCGGAGGGGGCTCGAGGGTCCCACCCAGCCAATCCCAGCTCCAAGcattcccaaaaaaacctggaaaacatTCCCACAAACCCACACACATCTTGCCAGCGGgccttccctgctgcttttccaggtgGAAGGACCACCCTGGAATCCTCCTTGGATCCCGTGCACAGGACTGGCTCGGAAAAGCcgttatttcattttatttctttttttaagctttttttaaattttacttattatttctatttttttttccatttctattttggtttttatttggttttttttgtggttttttttttttttgtttttttgttttttctggttGCTGGTAAAGTCAGAACACTCCCAGCTGTGCTATATGGAGATACAGCTCTAGGATGGTCTCCGAGGTGTGGAGACCTGACAGTGATCAAGGCACTACCCCCACCCCCCTcctgaaaaacaaaggaagtCAGACCAACACCTCTAGGGACAGAAGAGAATCCTATAATGTGATCACACGGTTACACGGAATCTTTATGGCAAAGAGAACATTGAGCAGCTTTGAACGTTTGggcttctccctttttttttttttttggctttttttcttttttttttttttttaatttttaaaggtttttttttttatatatttcttaCTCAACACAAGCATTTCTAGACCCTAAAatgggggagggaaaaaaaaaaaaatcaaggctGGAACCCCCATAAAACCCGAGCGTGGTTACGGGACGGGGACCTGCAGCTGTTTAATGCTCGAGGTGACACCCCAAGGCCGGGGCTGAGGTTGGGATCGGGGTCCCAGCGCTCCCCTTGTGCTGTTCCTGACCCAAAATTCCTCCCCAGGAGAAGCAGGCGGGGGCTGAGTGCTCAGGCAGggatcctgctgctcctccctcccttccccatgCCAAAGCTCCGCGTGCGTCCCCCCGCGTTGTCCTTTCTCCCAGGATGGATTTTTGCCCTTTCCCCAGGCAGGAAAGGGTTAATGGGAGCCAcgccctggctctgctcttccTCGGGCTGGAAGGGGTTAATGGAAGTCTCTCTCCACGTGTGCCCTGGTCTGCTCTCCCATCGAGGAAGGAGAAATCTGGAATATCTCACACACACCGATGGCAAAAACGGGGTCGggatgaaaggagaaaaagggggggaaaaccaaaaaagaaccaaaagaagaaaaaaaaaaaaaaggaaaaacaaattaaaaacaaccAACTACCTGAAATCACAGAACTTTGGAAGTTCAGAAAAACGTCTCTCCTATAACTTGCTTTGAAGTCCATTCGcttaaatctcttttttttttcttgttttttgttttttttttctcttacttaAAGCCAGTTCCTAAcagtagtttgttttttttttttgtgggatttttttttttgtcgggttttttttttttttgtatttttgtatttttttttttttaacgttTTATCCACCTCGTGCCAACCTCCCCAGCAGCGATGCCAGCTcgtccctgctctcccagcacccCGGGGGTGGCCGGTGGCAGCTGGGCTTGGGGTGGGCTCCGTCCCCCACCCCCTCGATTTCGGGACGGCCGCTCCCGCAGAGTCCCCGGCGCGCGCCGCGTGCGGCTGGAGAAGACAGAATCGGATAAGAAGGCATCAAAGTTCCCTCCGCAAGCACTTCCAGGCTCGGCcctcatcccagctctcccttcCGCCGCCGCCTTCACTTCCTCCTGTCCTTCTGCTTGCGCTCCTGGCGCCGCGGCTGCGGCTCGGCGGGCGCGGGCGCGCGCGGGATCAGCAGCACGCTGCCGTCGCTGCCGTACTGCAGCGCGTACCGGCTGGGCGAGTAGGGCCGGCCCTGCTCGTCCCGCAGCCGCCCGAACACCTCCTGGTACAGGCTCTGCACCTTCTGCTTCATCTGCCGGATGGATTTGAGGAACTCCACCTTCTCCCTGAGCAGTTTGGACTTGTCGCGCTGCAGCTCCTCCACGTCGCGCTCCAGGTTGAGGATGGTGTCCAGTTTCCTCT
This genomic window from Anomalospiza imberbis isolate Cuckoo-Finch-1a 21T00152 chromosome 22, ASM3175350v1, whole genome shotgun sequence contains:
- the CBX1 gene encoding chromobox protein homolog 1, which gives rise to MGKKQNKKKVEEVLEEEEEEYVVEKVLDRRVVKGKVEYLLKWKGFSDEDNTWEPEENLDCPDLIAEFLQSQKTAHESEKSEGSKRKAESDTEDKGEESKPKKKKEESEKPRGFARGFEPERIIGATDSSGELMFLMKWKNSDEADLVPAKEANIKCPQVVISFYEERLTWHSYPSEDDDKKEDKN